One window of the Longimicrobium sp. genome contains the following:
- a CDS encoding ABC transporter permease, whose translation MSLLKDLRYGARKLVRNPGFSAVSVLTLALGIGLTTTMFSIVYGAIYRGLPFPESERLVHLERNNLPQDQQSLEVPLHDFYDWRAQQKSFEGLAAFWNGTVNVSGAEKPERFDGAYVTANTFRLLRVQPHLGRTFREGEDQPGAPRVVILGYQLWKQRYAGDPNIVGKTIRANGVEAEVVGVMPEGFEFPFTEDLWLPMQEALPARRGDGTTLEVFGRLRPGVSIDQAHVEMSAIAKRLAIAYPESNKDIGAVLKPYTEEYIGDEITAMLMTMLAAVFMVLLIACANVANLLLSQAAMRAKEVGIRTAVGASRGRIVKQFLTEPMVLAAAGAVLGLGLAWLGVRSFNNAIAGTDPPFWIDIKIDGPILLFVLAITLFATFVSGVLPALRASKANVHEVLKDESRGSSSFRGGRLSKALVVFEVALSVALLVAAGMAVKSITQLKNQDYGFPTENVFTARVGLPEAQYGDSAAQLRFLDQLQARVVELRGAESVALATALPALGTGMDRVALEGKAYATERDYPFTRVASVSPGYFSTFQVSVDGRDFTAQDRMGSVPVAIVNESFAKLHFPGRSAVGGRFRLGGPDSRGPWLTVVGVVPDMWMQGPESDDEDPQGVYLPLAQSPQRFMSVIARTRGEPGALTGPVREMVSALDPDLPIYFVSTLQARIDEETWFYRVFGTIFMIMGFVALFLAAIGLYGVMAFNVSRRIREMGVRMALGAQPADVTRLVLRQGLLQLGVGIALGLVLAYFLAGGLRIILYRVERVDPAVFGLTLLVLVAAGVAASLVPARRATRVDPMVALRYE comes from the coding sequence ATGTCTTTACTCAAGGACCTCCGCTACGGCGCGCGGAAGCTGGTCCGAAACCCCGGGTTCTCGGCGGTCTCCGTCCTGACCCTGGCGCTCGGCATCGGGCTCACCACCACGATGTTCAGCATCGTCTACGGCGCCATCTACCGCGGGCTCCCCTTCCCCGAGTCCGAGCGGCTGGTGCACCTGGAGCGCAACAACCTCCCGCAGGACCAGCAGAGCCTCGAGGTGCCGCTGCACGACTTCTACGACTGGCGCGCCCAGCAGAAGAGCTTCGAGGGGCTGGCCGCCTTCTGGAACGGCACGGTCAACGTGAGCGGCGCCGAGAAGCCCGAGCGCTTCGACGGCGCCTACGTGACCGCCAACACCTTCCGCCTCCTGCGCGTGCAGCCGCACCTGGGCCGCACCTTCCGCGAGGGCGAGGACCAGCCCGGCGCGCCGCGCGTGGTCATCCTCGGCTACCAGCTCTGGAAGCAGCGCTACGCCGGCGACCCGAACATCGTCGGCAAAACGATCCGCGCCAACGGGGTGGAGGCCGAGGTGGTGGGGGTGATGCCCGAGGGCTTCGAGTTCCCCTTCACCGAAGACCTCTGGCTCCCGATGCAGGAGGCGCTCCCCGCCAGGCGGGGCGACGGCACCACCCTGGAGGTGTTCGGCCGCCTCCGCCCCGGCGTCTCCATCGACCAGGCGCACGTGGAGATGAGCGCGATCGCGAAGCGGCTGGCGATCGCCTACCCCGAGAGCAACAAGGACATCGGCGCCGTCCTCAAGCCGTACACCGAGGAGTACATCGGCGACGAGATCACCGCCATGCTGATGACCATGCTGGCCGCGGTGTTCATGGTGCTCCTGATCGCCTGCGCCAACGTGGCCAACCTGCTCCTCAGCCAGGCGGCCATGCGGGCCAAGGAGGTGGGGATCCGCACCGCCGTCGGCGCCTCGCGCGGGCGCATCGTCAAGCAGTTCCTCACCGAGCCGATGGTGCTGGCCGCCGCCGGGGCCGTGCTGGGGCTGGGGCTCGCCTGGCTGGGGGTGCGCTCCTTCAACAACGCCATCGCCGGCACCGACCCGCCGTTCTGGATCGACATCAAGATCGACGGGCCGATCCTGCTCTTCGTGCTGGCCATCACCCTCTTCGCCACCTTCGTCTCGGGGGTGCTCCCGGCGCTCCGCGCGTCGAAGGCCAACGTGCACGAGGTGCTCAAGGACGAGTCGCGCGGCTCCTCCAGCTTCCGCGGCGGGCGGCTGTCGAAGGCGCTGGTGGTGTTCGAGGTGGCGCTCTCGGTGGCGCTGCTGGTGGCGGCGGGGATGGCGGTCAAGAGCATCACCCAGCTGAAGAACCAGGACTACGGCTTCCCCACCGAGAACGTCTTCACCGCGCGCGTCGGCCTCCCCGAGGCGCAGTACGGCGACTCGGCGGCGCAGCTGCGCTTCCTGGACCAGCTGCAGGCGCGCGTGGTGGAGCTGCGGGGCGCCGAGAGCGTGGCGCTGGCCACGGCGCTCCCGGCGCTGGGGACGGGGATGGACCGGGTGGCGCTGGAGGGGAAGGCGTACGCCACCGAGCGCGACTACCCGTTCACGCGCGTGGCCTCGGTGTCGCCCGGCTACTTCTCCACCTTCCAGGTGTCGGTCGACGGGCGCGACTTCACCGCGCAGGACCGCATGGGGAGCGTCCCCGTGGCGATCGTGAACGAGTCGTTCGCGAAGCTGCACTTCCCTGGGCGGAGCGCGGTGGGCGGGCGCTTCCGGCTGGGCGGCCCCGACAGCCGGGGGCCGTGGCTCACCGTGGTGGGCGTGGTGCCCGACATGTGGATGCAGGGCCCCGAATCCGACGACGAGGACCCGCAGGGCGTCTACCTGCCGCTGGCGCAGTCGCCGCAGCGCTTCATGTCGGTGATCGCCCGCACGCGCGGCGAGCCCGGCGCGCTCACCGGCCCCGTGCGCGAGATGGTGAGCGCGCTCGACCCCGACCTGCCGATCTACTTCGTCAGCACCCTCCAGGCGCGCATCGACGAGGAGACGTGGTTCTACCGGGTGTTCGGGACGATCTTCATGATCATGGGCTTCGTGGCCCTCTTCCTGGCGGCCATCGGGCTGTACGGGGTGATGGCGTTCAACGTGAGCCGCCGCATCCGCGAGATGGGGGTGCGCATGGCGCTGGGCGCCCAGCCGGCCGACGTCACCCGGCTGGTGCTGCGCCAGGGGCTCCTCCAGCTCGGCGTCGGCATCGCCCTGGGGCTGGTGCTCGCGTACTTCCTGGCTGGGGGGCTGCGCATCATCCTCTACCGCGTGGAGCGGGTGGACCCGGCGGTGTTCGGCCTCACCCTGCTGGTGCTGGTGGCCGCGGGCGTGGCGGCCTCGCTGGTGCCCGCCCGCCGCGCCACCCGCGTGGACCCCATGGTGGCGCTCCGCTACGAGTGA
- a CDS encoding PIN domain-containing protein — MGFILDTNIYVGADRDRQKVEQLKQFYDDHLSSTFLHAAVAQELLAGARDSRRARVVHRDFILPFERKRRIVVPTFGTWKRSGEIISRLVERRLLSPGAYTRSFLTDVLLAASCREFGHKLITENLADFERIRKVEQFEFLPPFPTS, encoded by the coding sequence ATGGGCTTCATCCTTGACACGAACATCTACGTCGGTGCGGACCGGGACCGACAGAAGGTCGAGCAACTGAAGCAGTTCTACGACGATCATCTCTCCTCCACCTTCCTGCACGCAGCCGTCGCCCAGGAGTTGCTGGCGGGAGCCCGCGATTCCAGGCGTGCACGGGTCGTCCATCGTGATTTCATCCTCCCGTTCGAGCGGAAGAGACGGATCGTCGTACCTACCTTCGGCACCTGGAAGAGGAGCGGCGAGATCATCTCACGATTGGTGGAGCGCAGGCTACTTTCGCCCGGCGCGTACACCCGCTCGTTCCTGACCGACGTGCTGCTCGCTGCGTCGTGCCGGGAATTCGGTCATAAGCTCATCACCGAGAACCTGGCTGACTTCGAACGAATCAGGAAGGTGGAACAGTTCGAGTTTCTCCCGCCCTTTCCAACAAGTTGA
- a CDS encoding response regulator has product MPKTVLLADDHEDNRTALLLVLERDGYRVLGAENGREAVEMAREHLPDLVVMDLAMPVMDGREATRLLKEDERTRHIPVVMLTAMALSIDREELRGEGFEGVLIKPLLPLSFLDEVRRRIGPADDGGTGGGG; this is encoded by the coding sequence ATGCCCAAGACGGTCCTGCTCGCCGACGACCACGAAGACAACCGCACCGCGCTGCTCCTGGTGCTGGAGCGCGACGGCTACCGCGTGCTGGGCGCCGAGAACGGCCGCGAGGCGGTGGAGATGGCGCGCGAGCACCTCCCCGACCTGGTGGTGATGGACCTGGCCATGCCGGTGATGGACGGCCGCGAGGCCACCCGCCTGCTCAAGGAAGACGAGCGCACCCGCCACATCCCCGTGGTGATGCTCACCGCCATGGCCCTCTCCATCGACCGCGAGGAGCTGCGCGGCGAGGGCTTCGAGGGCGTGCTGATCAAGCCGCTGCTCCCCTTGAGCTTCCTCGACGAAGTCCGCCGCCGCATCGGCCCCGCCGACGACGGCGGCACGGGCGGCGGCGGCTGA
- a CDS encoding DUF488 domain-containing protein, which translates to MPPDAAPPRPVYTIGHSTRTIEQFVALLEEHGIELLVDVRRFPGSRRHPQFGSAALAASLAAAGIAYEHAEALGGRRSSEAGAVSPNTAWRHAAFRAYADYMATPAFRAALDRLAALSRERTAVIMCAEAVPWRCHRRLITDALLARGIPVRDITGPGPATPARLSEHAVVLPDATVVYPAPGGVQEDLFAG; encoded by the coding sequence ATGCCGCCCGACGCCGCCCCGCCGCGCCCGGTCTACACCATCGGGCACTCCACGCGCACCATCGAGCAGTTCGTCGCGCTGCTCGAGGAGCACGGGATCGAGCTGCTGGTGGACGTGCGGCGCTTCCCCGGCTCGCGGCGGCACCCGCAGTTCGGCAGCGCCGCGCTGGCCGCCTCGCTCGCCGCCGCCGGCATCGCCTACGAGCACGCCGAGGCGCTGGGCGGGCGCCGCTCCTCCGAAGCGGGCGCCGTCTCGCCGAACACCGCCTGGCGCCACGCCGCCTTCCGCGCCTACGCCGACTACATGGCCACCCCCGCGTTCCGCGCCGCCCTGGACCGCCTGGCCGCCCTCTCGCGCGAGCGGACGGCGGTGATCATGTGCGCCGAGGCCGTCCCCTGGCGCTGCCACCGCCGGCTGATCACCGACGCGCTCCTGGCCCGCGGCATCCCGGTGCGGGACATCACCGGCCCCGGCCCCGCCACCCCGGCGCGGCTCTCCGAGCACGCCGTCGTCCTCCCCGACGCCACGGTGGTCTACCCCGCGCCGGGCGGCGTGCAGGAGGATCTCTTTGCCGGGTAA
- the ligD gene encoding non-homologous end-joining DNA ligase, whose product MPSKNAVRKPKPTPRKAPPPNVRAADAGPELIPARGKACEVKVGGKAVRLTNLHKPFWPELGITKGDLLRYYLAVSKWLLPHLKDRAMVMKRYPQGWNGPFFFMKRTPEHAPPWLKTCSILHKSKSVIDFPMVQDVASLLWVVNLGCIDLNQWYATCDDYNTPDYLHFDLDPVPGADFGKVRETALLVRDGLRKLGMKSYPKTTGSKGIHVYVPIVRGPHQKQVWAFAKEFARAMEALHPDLVTAEYRVAKRPPGRVLVDYNQNAWGRTLASVYSVRAKPQATVSTPVTWEEVERGIEIEDFTLRNVPARLEEVGDLYKPLLQSRGRFDLRTLL is encoded by the coding sequence ATGCCTTCGAAGAACGCCGTCCGCAAGCCGAAGCCCACGCCCAGGAAGGCGCCGCCGCCCAACGTGCGCGCCGCCGACGCGGGGCCGGAGCTGATCCCGGCCAGGGGGAAGGCGTGCGAGGTGAAGGTGGGCGGCAAGGCGGTGCGGCTCACCAACCTGCACAAGCCGTTCTGGCCGGAGCTGGGGATCACCAAGGGCGACCTGCTGCGCTACTACCTCGCCGTCTCGAAGTGGCTGCTGCCGCACCTGAAGGACCGCGCGATGGTGATGAAGCGCTACCCGCAGGGGTGGAACGGCCCGTTCTTCTTCATGAAGCGCACGCCCGAGCACGCGCCGCCCTGGCTGAAGACGTGCTCGATCCTGCACAAGTCGAAGAGCGTGATCGACTTCCCGATGGTGCAGGACGTGGCGTCGCTGCTGTGGGTGGTGAACCTGGGGTGCATCGACCTGAACCAGTGGTACGCCACCTGTGACGACTACAACACCCCGGACTACCTGCACTTCGACCTGGACCCCGTCCCCGGCGCGGACTTCGGCAAGGTGCGCGAGACGGCGCTGCTGGTGCGCGACGGCCTCCGCAAGCTGGGGATGAAGAGCTACCCCAAGACCACGGGGTCGAAGGGGATCCACGTGTACGTCCCCATCGTGCGCGGGCCGCACCAGAAGCAGGTGTGGGCGTTCGCCAAGGAGTTCGCCCGCGCCATGGAGGCGCTGCACCCGGACCTGGTCACCGCCGAGTACCGCGTGGCCAAGCGCCCGCCCGGCCGCGTGCTGGTCGACTACAACCAGAACGCCTGGGGGCGCACGCTGGCCTCGGTCTACTCGGTGCGCGCCAAGCCGCAGGCCACGGTGTCGACGCCGGTGACGTGGGAGGAGGTGGAGCGGGGGATCGAGATCGAGGACTTCACCCTGCGCAACGTCCCCGCGCGCCTGGAGGAGGTGGGCGACCTCTACAAGCCGCTCCTGCAGAGCCGCGGCCGCTTCGACCTGCGCACGCTGCTCTGA
- a CDS encoding ATP-dependent DNA ligase produces MDLPLGVDFAPMEADTAAKIPTGHGWHYEPKWDGFRCLAFRDGGEVDLRSKAGKPLARYFPDVAEALKELRAKRFVLDGEIVVPVGDTLSFEELQLRLHPAASRVAKLAAAHPATFVAFDLLLGPRGGPLADLPFEERRKKLEDFAGQFFPAGGRVRLSRGTTDEKEARRWLTGGLGGLDGVMAKRVDEPYRSGERVGMVKVKNVRTADCVVGGFRYAQKERIVGSLLLGLYGEDGLLHHVGFCSAIPREERVELTPRLEKLVRPPGFTGSAPGGPSRWSTERSTQWEPLAPELVVEVQYDHFSGGRFRHGTGFVRWRPDKEPRQCRMEQVARESRASAGLLG; encoded by the coding sequence ATGGACCTGCCGCTGGGCGTGGACTTCGCCCCCATGGAAGCCGACACCGCCGCCAAGATCCCAACGGGCCACGGCTGGCACTACGAGCCGAAGTGGGACGGCTTCCGCTGCCTTGCTTTCCGTGACGGCGGCGAGGTGGACCTGCGCTCGAAGGCGGGGAAGCCGCTGGCGCGCTACTTCCCCGACGTGGCGGAGGCGCTTAAGGAGCTGCGGGCGAAGCGCTTCGTGCTGGACGGCGAGATCGTGGTGCCGGTGGGCGACACGCTCTCGTTCGAGGAGCTGCAGCTGCGCCTGCACCCGGCGGCCAGCCGCGTGGCGAAGCTGGCGGCGGCGCACCCGGCCACCTTCGTCGCCTTCGACCTGCTGCTGGGCCCCCGCGGCGGGCCGCTGGCCGACCTGCCGTTCGAGGAGCGGCGGAAGAAGCTGGAGGACTTCGCGGGGCAGTTCTTCCCCGCGGGCGGGCGCGTCCGCCTCTCGCGCGGGACGACGGACGAGAAGGAGGCCAGGCGCTGGCTCACCGGCGGGCTCGGCGGGCTGGACGGGGTGATGGCGAAGCGCGTGGACGAGCCGTACCGCTCGGGCGAGCGCGTCGGCATGGTGAAGGTGAAGAACGTGCGCACGGCCGACTGCGTGGTGGGCGGCTTCCGCTACGCGCAGAAGGAGCGGATCGTGGGCTCGCTGCTGCTGGGCCTCTACGGCGAGGACGGGCTGCTGCACCACGTGGGCTTCTGCTCGGCGATCCCGCGCGAGGAGCGGGTGGAGCTGACGCCCAGGCTGGAGAAGCTGGTGCGGCCGCCGGGGTTCACGGGGTCGGCGCCGGGCGGGCCCAGCCGGTGGAGCACGGAGCGCAGCACGCAGTGGGAGCCTCTCGCGCCCGAGCTCGTGGTGGAGGTACAATACGACCACTTCAGCGGCGGCCGCTTCCGCCACGGGACCGGCTTCGTGCGCTGGCGCCCCGACAAGGAGCCGCGCCAGTGCCGCATGGAGCAGGTGGCGCGCGAGAGCCGGGCGTCGGCGGGACTGCTGGGGTGA
- a CDS encoding deoxyribonuclease IV, whose amino-acid sequence MPHIFGTHAVDNGGIDMAVRRAAGAGLRAVQVFSAKPTFYGDKSGINPKRVERFRQALEETGIDPAHVVVHAAYVLSVATADPDKWARAAAGLAKEMERSTALGVGAVCFHPGSASDGDTAAAAQRVAKAITGALEGVKGKTRLLVENTAGAGKTLGRTAAEVADILRHVPDELRERTGYGLDTCHLFASGYDIHASQKRFGEILDEFEDAAGERPGFFHLNDSEGALGSNRDRHVLLGDGQIGAEPFRWLLKDKRSRGVPLILETPQENYDVGPDDPSPDPYDLRMAALLKELAG is encoded by the coding sequence ATGCCACACATCTTCGGCACGCACGCCGTGGACAACGGCGGGATCGACATGGCGGTGCGCCGGGCCGCCGGCGCGGGGCTCCGCGCGGTGCAGGTCTTCTCCGCCAAGCCTACCTTCTACGGCGACAAGTCGGGGATCAACCCCAAGCGCGTCGAGCGCTTCCGGCAGGCGCTGGAGGAGACGGGGATCGACCCCGCCCACGTGGTGGTGCACGCGGCGTACGTGCTGAGCGTGGCCACGGCGGACCCCGACAAGTGGGCGCGCGCCGCGGCCGGGCTGGCCAAGGAGATGGAGCGCTCCACCGCGCTCGGCGTGGGCGCGGTGTGCTTCCACCCCGGCTCGGCGAGCGACGGCGACACCGCGGCGGCGGCCCAGCGCGTGGCGAAGGCCATCACCGGCGCGCTCGAGGGCGTGAAGGGGAAGACGCGGCTCCTGGTGGAGAACACGGCGGGCGCGGGGAAGACGCTGGGGCGCACCGCGGCCGAGGTGGCCGACATCCTCCGCCACGTCCCCGACGAGCTGCGCGAGCGCACCGGGTACGGGCTCGACACCTGCCACCTGTTCGCGTCGGGGTACGACATCCACGCCTCGCAGAAGCGCTTCGGCGAGATCCTGGACGAGTTCGAGGACGCCGCCGGCGAGCGCCCCGGCTTCTTCCACCTGAACGACAGCGAGGGCGCGCTCGGCAGCAACCGCGACCGCCACGTGCTGCTGGGCGACGGGCAGATCGGCGCGGAGCCGTTCCGCTGGCTGCTGAAGGACAAGCGCAGCCGCGGCGTCCCGCTCATCCTGGAGACGCCGCAGGAGAACTACGACGTGGGGCCCGACGACCCCTCGCCCGACCCGTACGACCTGCGCATGGCGGCGCTCCTGAAGGAGCTGGCGGGATGA
- a CDS encoding YhcH/YjgK/YiaL family protein, giving the protein MILTTLAGADAYARLAPGIAAGLAWLRAFDPATPDGRHPVDGDRVFALVSSYDTGPATERRFESHRRHLDLQYVASGAERILHAPAAELAVETPYREEDDIVFYAEPKASSSLLLRAGALAVFHPGDAHKPGCMAGGRDAVRKVVVKVRIAQ; this is encoded by the coding sequence ATGATCCTCACCACGCTGGCCGGGGCGGACGCCTACGCGCGCCTGGCGCCGGGGATCGCCGCGGGGCTGGCCTGGCTGCGCGCCTTCGACCCGGCCACGCCGGACGGGCGGCACCCGGTGGACGGCGACCGCGTGTTCGCGCTGGTGTCGTCGTACGACACCGGGCCGGCCACGGAGCGGCGCTTCGAGTCGCACCGGCGGCACCTGGACCTCCAGTACGTCGCCTCGGGCGCCGAGCGCATCCTGCACGCGCCCGCCGCGGAGCTGGCGGTCGAGACGCCGTACCGCGAGGAGGACGACATCGTCTTCTACGCCGAGCCGAAGGCCAGCAGCTCGCTCCTGCTGCGCGCCGGCGCGCTGGCCGTCTTCCACCCCGGCGACGCGCACAAGCCCGGCTGCATGGCCGGCGGCCGCGACGCCGTGCGCAAGGTGGTCGTCAAGGTGAGGATCGCCCAGTGA
- a CDS encoding TlpA disulfide reductase family protein — translation MRRRLPVFAAALALAVLASGCDAIRGKGPPQVGDPAPAYAARTLDGKPVSLEGLRGQTVLLNVWATWCQPCRQELPDLERLHVANGGRGLRLVGVSIDEAGMEDAIREFAVEYGVTYDVWHDPGNDVASTFGTVGVPSTFLIAPDGTVLWKHVGPVKADDPELTRLLAESLARRS, via the coding sequence ATGAGACGCCGCCTGCCGGTCTTCGCCGCCGCCCTGGCGCTGGCGGTGCTCGCCTCGGGGTGCGACGCGATCCGCGGCAAGGGGCCGCCGCAGGTGGGCGACCCGGCGCCGGCCTACGCGGCGCGGACGCTGGACGGCAAGCCCGTGTCGCTGGAGGGGCTGCGCGGGCAGACGGTGCTGCTGAACGTGTGGGCCACCTGGTGCCAGCCCTGCCGCCAGGAGCTCCCCGACCTCGAGCGCCTGCACGTGGCGAACGGCGGGCGGGGCTTGAGGCTGGTGGGGGTGAGCATCGACGAGGCGGGGATGGAGGACGCGATCCGCGAGTTCGCCGTCGAGTACGGGGTGACGTACGACGTCTGGCACGACCCGGGCAACGACGTGGCCTCCACCTTCGGCACCGTGGGCGTGCCGAGCACCTTCCTGATCGCTCCCGACGGCACCGTGCTCTGGAAGCACGTGGGCCCCGTCAAGGCCGACGACCCCGAGCTCACGCGGCTGCTCGCGGAGTCCCTCGCCCGCCGCTCGTGA
- a CDS encoding sialidase family protein — MGKRFAALLASIGPAALVLGACGMGGAGPVLGELREIASPAAAGSAEPNLTTGADGRAYLSWIEPGPDSTHALRYSVLEGGRWSAPRTIAAGGGWFVNWADFPSLAVLPGGRMAAHWLQKSGADKYAYDVRIAWSADGGATWSPGVVPHRDGVPAEHGFASLWAAGGDSLGAVWLDGRRYARGPGGGEPTEEMMLVSTTLAADGSLGAERPVDERICDCCQTGLAMTSAGPIVVYRDRSADEVRDIYAVRRVNGAWTAPKPVHADGWVMPACPVNGPAVSADGERVAVAWFTGADSTARVRVAFSDDAGATFGAPVQVDGGQPLGRVDVELLETGALVSWMEATGEKAAEVRVRHVAADGRMGAPRVVASSSAERASGFPRMTRVGRQVVFAWTEPGRPSAVHTAAAALEEGR; from the coding sequence ATGGGGAAGAGATTTGCGGCCCTTCTCGCGTCGATCGGCCCGGCCGCGCTCGTCCTGGGCGCCTGCGGGATGGGCGGCGCGGGGCCGGTGCTGGGGGAGCTGCGCGAGATCGCCTCGCCCGCGGCGGCGGGGAGCGCGGAGCCGAACCTGACCACGGGGGCGGACGGGCGCGCCTACCTGTCGTGGATCGAGCCGGGGCCGGACTCGACGCACGCGCTCCGCTACTCGGTGCTGGAGGGCGGGCGCTGGTCGGCGCCGCGCACCATCGCGGCCGGGGGCGGCTGGTTCGTGAACTGGGCCGACTTCCCGTCGCTGGCGGTGCTGCCGGGCGGGCGGATGGCGGCGCACTGGCTGCAGAAGAGCGGCGCCGACAAGTACGCCTACGACGTGCGCATCGCCTGGTCGGCGGACGGGGGCGCCACCTGGTCGCCCGGGGTGGTGCCGCACCGCGACGGCGTGCCGGCGGAGCACGGCTTCGCGTCGCTCTGGGCGGCGGGGGGCGACTCGCTGGGCGCCGTCTGGCTCGACGGGCGCAGGTACGCGCGGGGCCCCGGCGGGGGCGAGCCGACCGAGGAGATGATGCTGGTGAGCACCACGCTGGCGGCGGACGGCTCGCTGGGCGCGGAGCGGCCGGTGGACGAGCGCATCTGCGACTGCTGCCAGACGGGGCTGGCGATGACGTCGGCGGGGCCGATCGTGGTCTACCGCGACCGCTCGGCCGACGAGGTGCGCGACATCTACGCGGTGCGGCGGGTGAACGGCGCCTGGACGGCTCCGAAGCCCGTGCACGCGGACGGCTGGGTGATGCCCGCCTGCCCGGTGAACGGACCCGCGGTGTCGGCCGACGGAGAGCGGGTGGCGGTGGCGTGGTTCACCGGCGCGGACAGCACGGCGCGGGTGCGGGTGGCGTTCTCGGACGATGCGGGCGCCACCTTCGGCGCGCCGGTGCAGGTGGACGGCGGGCAGCCGCTGGGGCGCGTGGACGTGGAGCTGCTGGAGACCGGTGCGCTGGTGAGCTGGATGGAGGCGACGGGCGAGAAGGCGGCCGAGGTGCGCGTCCGCCACGTGGCCGCCGACGGACGGATGGGCGCGCCGCGCGTGGTGGCGTCGTCCAGCGCGGAGCGGGCCAGCGGCTTCCCGCGCATGACGCGCGTGGGGCGCCAGGTCGTCTTCGCCTGGACGGAGCCGGGGAGGCCCTCGGCGGTGCACACGGCCGCCGCCGCGCTGGAGGAGGGACGATGA